Proteins from a genomic interval of Ferrovibrio terrae:
- the nuoH gene encoding NADH-quinone oxidoreductase subunit NuoH, protein MTESLWQTLWTGYVFPGGLILAHILMLTVPLLIAVAYLTLMERKVLAAMSLRMGPNVVGAFGLLQPFADAAKLIFKETIIPSGANKFLFIAAPCITFILALIAWAVIPVADGWVIANINVGVLYLFAISSLGVYGIIIAGWSSNSRYAFLGALRSSAQMVSYEVSMGLVIITVLLCVGSLNLSAIVNAQKTVWFALPLFPMFIVFFISALAETNRHPFDLPEAEAELVAGYQVEYSSMAFALFFLGEYANMILMSGMTTILFLGGWLPPFDVAPFNWIPGIVWFCLKIFVLLFVFIWVRATVPRYRYDQLMRLGWKVFLPFSLLWVVLTAGFLLAFDLLPKGV, encoded by the coding sequence ATGACTGAGTCTCTCTGGCAAACCCTCTGGACCGGCTACGTCTTCCCGGGCGGGCTGATCCTTGCCCATATCCTGATGCTGACGGTGCCGCTGCTGATCGCTGTGGCCTATCTGACGCTGATGGAGCGCAAGGTGCTGGCGGCGATGTCGCTGCGCATGGGCCCGAACGTGGTCGGCGCCTTCGGTCTGCTGCAGCCGTTCGCCGACGCCGCCAAGCTGATCTTCAAGGAAACCATCATCCCGTCGGGCGCGAACAAGTTCCTGTTCATCGCCGCGCCCTGCATCACCTTCATCCTGGCGCTGATCGCCTGGGCGGTGATCCCGGTCGCTGACGGCTGGGTGATCGCCAACATCAATGTGGGCGTGCTGTATCTCTTCGCCATCTCCTCGCTGGGCGTCTACGGCATCATCATCGCCGGCTGGTCGTCGAATTCGCGCTACGCTTTCCTCGGCGCGCTGCGCTCCTCGGCGCAGATGGTGTCCTACGAAGTCTCGATGGGCCTCGTCATCATCACCGTGCTGCTCTGCGTCGGGTCGCTGAACCTGAGCGCCATCGTGAATGCGCAGAAGACGGTGTGGTTCGCCTTGCCGCTCTTCCCGATGTTTATCGTCTTCTTCATCTCGGCGCTGGCCGAGACCAACCGGCATCCCTTCGATCTGCCGGAAGCCGAAGCCGAACTGGTCGCCGGCTACCAGGTCGAATATTCGTCGATGGCCTTTGCGCTGTTCTTCCTCGGCGAATACGCGAACATGATCCTGATGTCGGGCATGACCACGATCCTGTTCCTTGGCGGCTGGCTGCCGCCCTTCGATGTCGCGCCGTTCAACTGGATTCCGGGCATCGTCTGGTTCTGCCTGAAGATCTTCGTGCTGCTGTTCGTCTTCATCTGGGTGCGCGCCACCGTGCCGCGCTACCGCTACGACCAGCTGATGCGTCTGGGCTGGAAAGTGTTCCTGCCGTTCTCGCTGTTGTGGGTGGTGTTGACCGCGGGCTTCCTGCTCGCCTTCGACCTGCTCCCGAAAGGTGTCTGA